From Sulfurovum zhangzhouensis, the proteins below share one genomic window:
- the feoB gene encoding ferrous iron transport protein B codes for MKQITVALAGQPNVGKSSLINAISNAKLKVGNFSGVTVDKTEVVFTICDDVSCENYETHIIDLPGAYSLTEYTIEEKVTKSFLQSDEYDIIVNVVDSTNLQRNLIFTTQLLETGKKVIVALNMSDEARDEGIEIDENQLSKILGVPCIKTAASTGEGIDKLKEVIVEVYNQKETTAKIIYSDPIEEEIRHIVSFLKEKNYRSELPYRHLAVKLIQEDEEMYKKMHDEPIWIEMLPLVRDALGHLYLHHNTKDLKEIFDDEHFAFAKGAKMEVMSTKSMKAKNLTQKIDNLLINKFLGIPLFLFFMWVLFQLTFELGSIPMDYIDAAFSWMGDQAKSTLGEGQLGSLIGDGIVAGVGAVIMFLPNIVILFIGIALLETTGYMSRVAFLLDGFFHKFGLHGKSFIPLVTGFGCSVPAYMAARTLKNEKDRLITLFIIGFMSCGARLPIYVLFAGAFFAEEQAGNILFIIYISGAILGLVMAKILKLFVFKGEDEPFVMEMPKYRSPSFKLIWHTVYGQARSYLKKAGTYILAASILIWFASSYPKYPEIELSYQTKVEQTVDEDQQHQLENELKMTLLEKSYLGIIGHATEPVFEPLGFDWRMAVALETGLAAKEVVVSTLGVLYALGDEVDEGNEGLIKKIRDNIPFASAIAFIVFVMIYLPCLAASMVFTKEAGGWKYLVYLFLMTTLTAWILSFIAYNITKLIIGA; via the coding sequence GTGAAACAAATCACGGTAGCATTGGCAGGACAGCCAAATGTAGGGAAGTCATCTCTTATCAATGCCATTTCCAATGCCAAACTAAAAGTAGGAAACTTCTCAGGTGTTACGGTCGATAAGACTGAAGTAGTATTTACTATTTGTGATGATGTCTCTTGTGAGAATTATGAGACACATATCATCGACCTTCCCGGGGCATATTCATTAACAGAATATACGATCGAAGAAAAAGTTACCAAGAGTTTTTTACAAAGTGATGAGTATGATATTATCGTCAATGTAGTCGACTCTACCAATCTCCAGAGAAATCTTATCTTTACTACACAACTACTTGAAACAGGCAAAAAGGTAATCGTCGCACTGAATATGAGTGATGAAGCCAGAGACGAAGGTATTGAGATCGATGAAAACCAGCTCTCTAAAATCCTTGGAGTACCATGCATCAAAACAGCCGCGTCTACCGGTGAGGGGATTGATAAGCTCAAAGAAGTTATTGTAGAAGTCTATAATCAAAAAGAAACGACTGCTAAAATAATCTATTCTGATCCGATTGAAGAAGAGATCAGACATATTGTGAGTTTTCTTAAAGAGAAAAACTACAGATCAGAACTTCCCTATAGACACCTTGCGGTAAAACTTATTCAAGAAGATGAAGAGATGTATAAAAAAATGCATGATGAACCGATCTGGATTGAAATGTTACCGCTTGTACGCGATGCATTGGGTCATCTTTACCTACACCACAATACAAAGGACCTTAAAGAGATCTTTGATGACGAACATTTTGCCTTTGCAAAAGGTGCAAAGATGGAGGTAATGTCTACAAAAAGTATGAAGGCAAAGAACCTTACACAAAAGATCGACAATCTTCTTATCAACAAGTTTTTGGGTATTCCCCTCTTCTTGTTTTTTATGTGGGTGCTTTTCCAGCTTACTTTTGAACTTGGTTCGATTCCAATGGACTATATCGATGCTGCCTTTTCTTGGATGGGGGATCAAGCTAAATCAACCCTTGGTGAAGGACAACTAGGTTCATTGATAGGTGATGGTATAGTAGCCGGTGTGGGTGCAGTAATTATGTTCCTTCCTAATATCGTTATCCTTTTTATCGGTATCGCACTGCTAGAAACTACAGGATATATGAGCCGTGTAGCGTTCTTGCTTGATGGGTTTTTCCATAAGTTTGGACTTCATGGAAAAAGTTTTATCCCGCTGGTTACAGGTTTTGGATGTTCGGTGCCTGCATATATGGCTGCCCGTACGCTCAAAAATGAAAAGGACAGGCTTATCACACTATTTATCATCGGTTTTATGAGCTGCGGTGCAAGACTGCCGATCTATGTACTTTTTGCGGGAGCATTCTTTGCTGAAGAACAGGCCGGTAATATCCTCTTTATCATCTACATCTCAGGAGCCATCCTTGGACTAGTGATGGCTAAGATCCTGAAACTGTTTGTATTCAAAGGTGAAGATGAACCATTTGTAATGGAGATGCCGAAATACCGATCACCATCATTTAAACTTATTTGGCATACCGTTTATGGACAGGCTAGAAGTTATCTAAAAAAAGCGGGTACCTATATCCTGGCTGCATCGATACTGATCTGGTTTGCAAGTAGCTATCCAAAATATCCGGAGATTGAACTCAGCTATCAAACCAAGGTAGAACAGACAGTCGATGAAGATCAGCAACATCAGCTTGAAAATGAACTCAAAATGACACTGCTTGAAAAAAGTTATCTGGGTATTATAGGTCATGCAACTGAACCGGTCTTTGAACCGTTAGGCTTTGACTGGCGAATGGCAGTCGCACTTGAAACAGGTCTTGCTGCCAAAGAGGTCGTAGTGTCAACACTAGGTGTACTCTATGCATTGGGTGATGAAGTAGATGAAGGAAATGAAGGTTTGATCAAAAAGATCCGAGATAACATTCCATTTGCTTCAGCGATCGCATTTATCGTGTTTGTAATGATCTATCTGCCATGTCTGGCAGCTTCAATGGTCTTTACCAAGGAAGCTGGAGGATGGAAGTACTTGGTATATCTGTTCTTGATGACGACATTGACAGCCTGGATACTGAGCTTTATAGCTTACAATATCACAAAACTTATCATAGGAGCATAA
- a CDS encoding OprD family outer membrane porin — translation MKNIALKISILIIMSINIYAGEDMTPVDQANGENFSFIQQVDGYISTGYQKTDISEDSDYTDIALGGKLHIQTVAWNGISAGTSIYTTNSISKHEGYLSGAGIPFFDGSGNSYTILGEVYLQAVWGENAFKVGRQEIDTPFADTDDIGMVPNTFEAITWINKDFKDTTIILAQVQKMAGVDAEAPSEFTNINDNAGAQLIGVTFQGIEDLSLTSWYYHLNDFDIEDITYLEASYEGTFNTFSYALAAQYAALAYYSDADASVYGITGTLGFNPIGLSLGTAYNKSVNNAATNGFGGGPYFTSSEHLTLAEAGVDGDALMFVAEWDAGIIGLNNLTFTAAHLTLKDQNNIESTELDLIANYTFNDTLNMDIFYSDINDEINGNKLSNLRVFVNYTF, via the coding sequence ATGAAAAATATCGCACTAAAAATATCAATTTTAATAATAATGAGTATTAATATATATGCAGGAGAAGATATGACGCCTGTGGATCAGGCAAATGGGGAGAACTTCTCTTTTATTCAACAGGTAGATGGATATATAAGTACAGGATACCAAAAAACAGATATCTCTGAAGACTCTGATTATACAGATATCGCACTTGGCGGGAAACTGCATATCCAAACAGTCGCATGGAATGGAATAAGTGCCGGTACCAGCATTTATACTACCAATTCAATAAGCAAACATGAAGGGTACTTAAGCGGTGCAGGAATACCATTCTTTGACGGCAGCGGAAACTCTTATACAATTCTTGGAGAAGTATATTTACAGGCAGTCTGGGGGGAAAATGCATTTAAGGTCGGACGGCAGGAAATCGATACACCATTTGCTGATACAGATGATATCGGCATGGTACCCAATACTTTTGAGGCAATAACTTGGATCAATAAAGATTTCAAGGACACTACGATCATACTTGCACAGGTACAAAAAATGGCAGGGGTAGATGCAGAGGCCCCTTCAGAATTCACCAACATAAATGATAATGCAGGTGCACAACTCATAGGTGTAACCTTCCAAGGAATTGAAGATCTTTCATTGACCAGCTGGTACTACCATCTCAATGATTTTGATATAGAGGATATAACATATCTTGAAGCAAGCTATGAAGGTACGTTCAATACTTTTAGCTATGCATTAGCCGCGCAATACGCTGCCCTTGCCTATTATTCAGATGCGGATGCTTCTGTCTATGGTATTACAGGTACTTTGGGATTTAATCCTATTGGACTTTCATTAGGAACAGCCTATAACAAAAGTGTCAATAATGCTGCAACTAACGGTTTTGGAGGTGGACCGTATTTTACTAGTTCCGAACATCTGACACTTGCTGAGGCAGGTGTAGATGGTGATGCACTGATGTTTGTGGCTGAGTGGGATGCCGGGATAATTGGACTTAATAACCTGACATTTACTGCTGCTCATCTCACTCTGAAAGACCAAAACAATATAGAAAGTACTGAACTGGACCTGATTGCAAACTATACGTTCAATGACACACTTAATATGGATATTTTCTATAGTGATATCAATGATGAAATCAATGGGAATAAACTTTCAAATCTCAGAGTATTTGTAAATTATACCTTCTAA
- a CDS encoding FeoA family protein, translating into MILTELKKGQSATIVKIDAQQALKDRLKSMGVCKGEVLTVRGCSLAKQTMEIEIEGTLVALRAEEAKKIEVEK; encoded by the coding sequence ATGATTCTCACTGAACTCAAAAAAGGACAAAGTGCCACGATCGTTAAGATAGATGCCCAGCAAGCACTTAAGGACCGCCTTAAGTCTATGGGTGTATGTAAAGGTGAAGTACTGACAGTAAGAGGATGTTCTTTAGCTAAACAGACTATGGAGATCGAAATAGAGGGAACACTAGTTGCACTTAGGGCTGAAGAAGCAAAAAAAATCGAAGTAGAAAAATGA